Proteins from one Nicotiana tabacum cultivar K326 chromosome 23, ASM71507v2, whole genome shotgun sequence genomic window:
- the LOC107791589 gene encoding uncharacterized protein LOC107791589: MFSLPRHRDILFSPTSPKSLTRIALLVIPSYNRQQQQQNNRPIKQRSLFVEHLKSNPFTSHLLARSLASSSSVMGSLSALNEPLPYPIARRDETVVDNYHGVNVPDPYRWLEDPDSEETKEFVEKQVNLTDSVLKTCETREKLRQKITKLYDFPKYEVPFRAGDKYFYFHNTGLQPQKVLYVQDSLDGEPEVLLDPNTLSEDGTVALSICSISEDAKYLAYGISSSGSDWNTIKVMQVDDKSVKPDVVSWVKFSDASWTHDSKGFFYSRYPAPKDGESLDAGTETHTNLNHEVYYHRLGTDQSDDILCWKDAENPKCTRSASVTEDGKYVLLYTYENCDPVNKVYYCDLSALPDGIEGYKGRNELLPFIKLVDNFDASYDNVANDGTRFTFRTNKDAPKYKLVRVDLKEPDSWSDIIQEDEKDVLESAVAVNENQLVVSYLSDVKNVLQLRDLKAGALLHHLPIDIGTVSGISARRKDSTIFIGFTNFLIPGIIYECDLKAEVPNLKVFRETVVPGFDHTDFQVNQVFVPSKDGVKIPMFIVAGKDISLDGSHPCLLYGYGGFNISITPYFSVGRVVIAKHLGVVFCIANIRGGGEYGEDWHKAGSLSKKQNCFDDFISAGEYLVAAGYTQPEKLCIEGGSNGGLLVGACINQRPDLFGCALAHVGVMDMLRFHKFTIGHAWTSDYGCSDKEEEFQWLIKYSPLHNVRRPWEQSPEQESQYPSTMLLTADHDDRVVPLHSLKLLATMQYVLCTSLEKSPQTNPIIGRIDRKAGHGAGRPTQKVIDEAADKYAFMAKVLGASWME; this comes from the exons ATGTTCTCATTACCTCGCCATCGCGACATTCTCTTCTCTCCTACTTCCCCCAAATCTCTTACCCGCATTGCTCTCCTCGTCATTCCGTCTTATaatagacaacaacaacaacaaaataatcgCCCCATTAAACAACGTAGTCTTTTCGTCGAACACCTCAAGAGCAATCCCTTTACTTCACATCTACTCGCCCGTTCCCTTGCCTCATCCTCCTCTGTAATGGGATCCCTTTCAGCCCTCAACGAACCTCTGCCGTACCCAATTGCACGCCGTGATGAAACTGTTGTAGATAACTATCATGGAGTTAACGTTCCTGATCCTTATCGATG GCTTGAGGATCCTGATTCAGAAGAGACCAAGGAGTTTGTGGAAAAGCAAGTGAATCTAACGGACTCAGTTCTCAAGACTTGTGAGACAAGAGAAAAGCTACGGCAAAAAATCACGAAATTGTACGATTTTCCAAAATATGAAGTCCCTTTTAGGGCGGGCGATAAGTACTTTTACTTCCACAATACAGGACTTCAACCCCAAAAAGTCCTTTACGTGCAG GATAGTTTGGACGGAGAACCAGAGGTTTTGCTTGATCCAAACACACTTAGTGAGGATGGGACAGTTGCATTGAGTATTTGTTCCATTAGTGAGGATGCTAAGTATTTGGCATATGGTATTAGTTCGAGCGGTAGTGATTGGAATACTATCAAAGTTATGCAGGTTGATGATAAGAGCGTCAAGCCTGATGTAGTTTCGTGG GTTAAGTTCTCTGATGCTAGCTGGACCCATGATAGCAAAGGGTTTTTCTATAGCCGTTATCCAGCGCCAAA AGATGGAGAAAGTTTGGATGCTGGGACAGAGACACATACCAATTTAAACCATGAAGTGTATTATCATCGCTTGGGTACTGATCAGTCTGATGATATCTTGTGCTGGAAAGATGCTGAAAATCCTAAGTGTACACGATCAGCTTCGGTGACAGAAGATGGAAAG TATGTTCTCCTATATACTTATGAAAACTGTGATCCAGTCAACAAGGTTTATTACTGCGATTTATCTGCACTTCCTGATGGGATTGAAGGTTATAAAGGGAGAAATGAGCTGCTACCCTTTATCAAGCTTGTTGATAACTTTGACGCCTCTTATGACAATGTTGCAAATGATGGCACTCGTTTCACTTTCCGGACGAATAAGGATGCTCCCAAGTATAAATTAGTCAGAGTAGATCTGAAGGAACCTGATTCTTGGTCCGATATCATCCAAGAGGATGAAAAGGATGTGCTTGAATCAGCTGTTGCTGTCAATGAAAATCAACTTGTTGTGAGTTATCTGAGTGATGTGAAAAATGTTTTGCAGTTGAGAGATTTGAAAGCAGGAGCACTGCTTCATCATTTACCCATTGATATTGGCACAGTGTCTGGAATTTCTGCTCGCCGCAAAGACAGCACTATTTTTATTGGATTTACAAACTTCCTAATCCCTGGAATTATATACGAGTGTGATCTCAAAGCAGAGGTTCCAAATCTGAAAGTATTTCGAGAAACTGTTGTCCCCGGCTTTGATCATACTGATTTTCAAGTTAATCAG GTTTTTGTGCCCAGTAAAGATGGTGTCAAGATCCCTATGTTCATAGTGGCTGGAAAGGATATTTCCTTGGATGGATCACACCCTTGTTTATTATATGGATATGGAGGATTCAATATTAGCATTACTCCGTACTTCTCTGTCGGCCGTGTTGTAATTGCGAAGCATTTAGGTGTTGTGTTCTGCATTGCAAATATTCGTGGTGGCGGGGAATATGGAGAAGATTGGCATAAAGCTGGCTCTCTTTCCAAAAAGCAAAATTGCTTTGACGACTTCATTTCTGCTGGTGAGTATCTTGTGGCAGCTGGTTACACTCAGCCAGAAAAGTTGTGTATCGAAGGTGGAAGCAATGGTGGGCTTCTTGTTGGAGCCTGCATCAATCAG AGACCTGATCTCTTTGGCTGTGCTCTTGCACATGTTGGTGTTATGGATATGCTTAGATTTCACAAGTTTACCATAG GTCATGCCTGGACCTCTGATTATGGCTGTTCAGACAAGGAGGAAGAGTTTCAGTGGCTAATCAA GTACTCACCACTGCATAATGTCAGAAGGCCATGGGAACAATCTCCCGAGCAAGAATCTCAATATCCGTCCACTATGCTATTGACAGCAGATCATGATGATCGAGTGGTGCCACTGCACTCGTTGAAATTATTGGCG ACCATGCAATATGTCCTATGCACAAGCCTGGAGAAGAGTCCCCAGACCAATCCCATCATTGGTAGGATCGATCGCAAGGCTGGTCATGGAGCTGGGCGACCAACGCAAAAAGTG ATTGATGAAGCTGCAGACAAATATGCCTTCATGGCTAAGGTCTTGGGTGCATCTTGGATGGAGTAG